Below is a window of Variovorax sp. TBS-050B DNA.
GTGTACGGCAACGGCGCCCTGACGCTGGCCAATGCGCCCGAACTGCAGGGGCTGGCGGCGCGGGTGGAAGTGAGCGGCGAGACCGTGTTCTTCTACACCGAGGATGCGCGGCGCCTGCTCGAAGCGCTGGGGCGGCACGGGCGGCTGCGCACCTTCCACCGCCCCGCCAACCTCGAAGACCTGTTCCTCAAGCTCACGGGCCGGCAGATCCGCGAGGACGGCTAGCCGGAGACTTCATCGACATGACGACGACCACCACCACGCCCGCCGCCACCGCATCGGCGCCCGAACCCCTTCGCGCATCGCCCCCGCCGCCCTCGGCATGGCGCGCGCCCGAACTCTCGCTGCGCTGGTGGCCGGTGTTCCTGCGCAACCTGCTGGTGTGGAGGAAGCTCGCGATACCCAGCCTCATCGGCAACATCGCCGAACCGCTGATCTGGCTCGTGGCCTTCGGCTACGGCATGGGCGCGCTGGTCGGGCAGGTGACGGTCGACGGCCGGCAGGTGCCCTACATCCTCTTCCTGGCCAGCGGCTCGATCTGCATGAGCGCGATGAACGCCGCGAGCTTCGAGGCGCTGTATTCGGCCTTCTCGCGCATGCACGTGCAGAAGACCTGGGACGGCATCATGAACGCGCCCGTCGGGCTGGACGACATCGTGCTGGCCGAGATGCTCTGGGCCGCGTTCAAGTCGATCTTCACCGTGACCGCGATCCTGTGCGTGATGCTCGGGCTCGGCATCAGCCACAGCCCGAAGCTGGTGGTGGCGTGGATGGTGCTGGCGGGGGCGGGCATCACCTTCTCCTCGATCGCGCTGATCTTCAACGCGCTCGCGAAGGGGTATGACTTCTTCACCTACTACTTCACGTTGTTCATGACGCCGATGATGTTCCTGAGCGGCGTGTTCTTTCCGCTGGAGCAACTGCCTTCGGTGGTGCGGGCCGTGGCCGCGTGGCTGCCTTTGACCAATGCGGTGGCGCTGGTTCGGCCCCTGTTCATGGATCAATGGCCGCGGGGGTGGGCTGTTCATGGGGCGGTGTTGGTGGTTTATGCGGTTGTGGCGTTTTGGGTGGCGTTGGGGTTGACTCGGAGGCGGTTTCGGCGGTGAGGGGTTTTTGGGGTCCGGGGCCGGGTCTCGCCCCGGCGGGCGACTCACTTTCTTTTGCTTCGCCAAAAGAAAGTAAGCAAAGAAAAGGCGACCCTACTGTCTGTGTCCCTCCGCTTCGCTGCGGGCAACCTGCGGTGCTCGACTCCGGCGGGGGTCCGCAGAACTCGCTCCGCTGCGCTGCGCTCAGACAGCTGCGGCCCTGATCCCGCCTCCATCTCCGCTCCTCGGCACAGCCAGAAGGGAGGGGGAGCCCAGCCGGCCATCGCTTCGCTCGGCCAGCAACGCGCGCACGCGCAGCGTGCGCGCTTGTGTTTGGGGCCGAGCGAAGCGACGGCCCGTCGGTTTCCCTCCCCCTCTGGCTGCGCCGAGGAGCGGAGTGTTTCGCGGATCAGGGCTCGCAGCTGTTTGAGCGAAGCGAGTTCTGCGAGACCCCGCGAAACGCGAGCACCGCAGGTTGCCCCGTAGCGCAGCGAAGGGGTCGCAGACAGTGGGGGTCGCCTTTCTTTGCTTACTTTCTTTGGCGAAGCAAAGAAAGTGAGTCGCCCGCCGGGGCGAGACCCGGCCCCGGAAAACAACTCCACCCATGCCTAAAAAAGAATTACATTGCACACAATTAAATCGCACACTACAATCCACCCCATGCCCACCCCACCAACAACAGACGACATGCTCAAGCTGGACAACCAGCTCTGCTTCGCCGTCTATTCCGCCTCGTTGGCCATGACCCGCCTCTACAAGCCGGTCCTGGAAAAGCTGCAGCTCACCTATCCGCAATACCTCGTCATGCTCGCCCTCTGGGAGCAGGACGGCCTGATGGTCTCCGAGCTCGGCGAGCGCCTCTCGCTCGACTCGGGCACGCTCACCCCGCTGCTCAAGCGCCTCGAAGCCAACGGCTACGTCGCCCGGCTGCGCGACGTGGCGGACGAGCGCCGCGTGCGGGTCACGCTCACGGCCTCGGGCCGCAGGCTCAAGGCCCGGGCGGCGAGCGTGCCGGGTTGCCTGATGGCCGCGTCGCAGTGCTCGGTGCCCGAGCTCGTCGCGCTCACCCAGCAGATCCAGACCCTGCGCGACCGCATCCGCAAGGCCGCCTGAGGCGCACCGGCCAGCCCCTTTTTTCTCTCCCCTCCACCCAACCACAGAAGGAAATCACCACCATGACCACCAAGCTCGACAAGGTTCTCTACACCGCCGAAGCCCACACCGTGGGCGGCCGCGACGGCGCCGGCAAGTCCAGCGACGGCGCCATCGACGTCAAGCTCAGCTCGCCCGGCTCGGGCAAGCCCGGCACCAACCCCGAGCAGCTGTTCGCGGTCGGCTATGCCGCCTGCTTCATCGGCGCGATGAAGGCCGTGGGCCCGAAGATCGGCGTGAAGGTGCCCGACGACGTGGCCATCGACTCCAGCGTCTCGCTCGGCCCGACGAACGGCGGCGCCGCCTACGGCATCGCGGTCAAGCTCGCGATCACGCTGCCCGGCCTCGATGCCGAAGCCAAGCAGAAGCTGGTCGACACCGCCCACCAGGTCTGCCCGTACTCGAACGCCACGCGCGGCAACATCGACGTCGAACTGACGATCGCTTGACGGGCTCGCCCCCTCCAACCCCTCCCGGGGGCAACACCTGAGGCCCGGCAAAGCCGGTTCCTCGGTGTTCTCTTGAAGGCGGCTCATGCGAGGCGGCGGCCCGGCCACGAGCCGGGCCGCCTTTTTTCTTTCTTGCCTCGCCGATGTCCCACGGGTGACGCCGAAAGCCGCCGCGCGATGGCGCGTTTCACCAAGCTTGGCTAATGTGGCCGGCCCATCTTCACCGACTGGAGACCGCGCCATGAGCACCACCACCAGCCTGCTGATCCGCAAGGAAGAACTCTCGTCCACTCGCCTGCACACCGCCACCGACCAGCCGCTCGCCGAGGGCCAGGTGCGCGTGCGCATCGACAGCTTCGCGCTCACGGCCAACAACATCACCTATGCCGCCTTCGGCGACGCGATGAACTACTGGCAGTTCTTCCCGACCGGCGAGGAAGGCTGGGGCTGCATTCCCGTCTGGGGCTTCGCGAGCGTGGTGCAGTCGCTGCATCCGGGCGTGGCGGTGGGCGAGCGGCTCTACGGCTACTGGCCGATGGCGAGCGGCGCGGTGCTGAGCCCGGAGCGCCTCTCGCCCGAGCGCTTCGGCGACGGCGCGGCGCACCGTGCGGCGCTGCCCGCGGTCTACAACCAGTACTTCCGCTGCCAGGCCGATCCGCTCTACACCGCCGACACCGAGGACGTGCAGGCACTGCTGCGGCCGCTCTTCATCACCTCGTGGCTGATCGACGACTTCATGGCCGACAACGACTTCTTCGGCGCCCGCACCCTGCTGCTGTCGAGCGCGTCGAGCAAGACGGCCTACGGCACCGCGTTCCAGCTGCACCAGCGCGAAGGCATCGAGGTGATCGGACTCACCTCGCCGGGCAACGTGGCCTTCTGCGAAAGCCTGGGCTGCTACCACCGCGTGCTGACCTACGACGCGATCGATGCGCAGATCGCGGCCGACACGCCCTGCGTGTACGTCGACTTCGCGGGCGACGGGCCGCTGCGCGCAGCGATCCACGCGCGCTTCGCGGACCACCTCAGGTACAGCTGCTCGATCGGCGGCACGCACCTCGAACAGCTCGCCGCCAAGGGCGCGGGAAAGAGTCTTGCGGGCCCGCGCGCCACGCTGTTCTTCGCGCCGGCGCAGATCAAGAAGCGCACCGCCGAATGGGGCGCCGACGCGTTCGGCCGCCGCATGACGGCGGCCTGGCAGAACTTCATCGCCGCGGTGACGGACGCGCGCCAGCCCTGGCTGCGTGTCGCGCACCACCACGGCGCCGAGGCCGCGGCGGCCGCCTATGCGCAGGTGCTGGCCGGCCGGGGCGATCCGCGCATCGGGCACATTCTTTCGCTGCGGGAGCGGCCCGGGGGCTTGTGAGCGCACGGCGCGGGCGGCAGGTAGCGACAATCGCCGCATGACCCCTTCCTCCCCCGCAGCGCCCGCCAACACCCATCCCTACGAGAGCCTCACGCCCGACGTGGTGCTCGACGCGCTGGCAACGCTCGGCCTGCATGGCGACGGCCGCCTCACCAGCCTGAACTCCTACGAGAACCGGGTCTACCAGGTGTACCTGGAGGACCGCAGCGCCGTGGTGGTCAAGTTCTACCGGCCCGAACGCTGGAGCGAGGCCGAGATCCTCGAGGAGCACGGCTTCTCGCTCGAGCTGGCCGCGGCCGAAGTCCCGGCGGTGCCGCCGCGGGCCTTCGACGGCCGCACGCTGCACCACCACGCCGGCTTTGCCTTCAGCGTGAGCCCCTACCGCGGCGGCCGTGCACCCGAGCTCGACGATTTCGAGGTGCTCGAATGGGTGGGGCGCTTCCTCGCGCGCATCCACACCGTGGGCAGCGCCCGGCCCTTCGAGGCGCGGCCCGCGCTCGACATGCAGAACTTCGGCACCGCCTCGCGCGACTGGCTGCTCGGCCACGACAAGATCCCGCTCGACGTGCAGCGCGACTGGGAAAAGGCCTGCAACGAGGCGCTCGAGATGATCGCCGCCACGCCGCTCGCAGCCGCCGCGCCGAACGCGGGCGACTTCCAGCCGCGCAAGCTGCGGCTGCACGGCGACGTGCACCCGGGCAACATCCTCTGGACGCCCACCGACCGGCCCGAGGGCGGCCCGCACTTCGTCGACCTCGACGACGCGCGCACCGGCTTCGCGGTGCAGGACCTGTGGATGCTGCTGTCGGGCGAGCGCGCCCAGCGCACCGCGCAGCTCTCGGGCCTGCTCGACGGCTACGAGCAGTTCCGCGAGTTCGACCGCCGCGAGCTCGCGCTGATCGAGCCGCTGCGCACGCTGCGGCTCATCCACTACAGCGCCTGGCTCGCGCGGCGCTGGGAAGACCCGATCTTCCCGATCAACTTCCCGTGGTTCGGTTCGAGCGACTACTGGAAGGGCCAGATCCTCGTGCTGCAGGAGCAGTGCGAGCAGATGGCCGAGGAGCCGCTCTACGCCTGAGGCACCGCCTCGGCCACGCCTTCCAGCAGCCGCTCGACCAGCGGACCGACCGGCCCCGCGCGCCAGACCCCGTAGGCCTCCGACTGCGCGACGGCCCGGTCCAGCGGGCGGAACACCGCGCCGGGCAGTGCCGAATGGCGCATCGCCTGCGGCACCAGCGCCACGCCCAGGCCCTGCGACACCAGCGAGACCACCGCGAGCCAGTGGCGCACCTCGTGCCGCACCTCGGGCTGGAAGCCGGCCTCGGCGCAGATCGAGAGGATGCGCTCGTGGTAGTCGGGCGAGACCTCGCGCGAGAACAGCACGAAGGGCTGCGCACGCAGGTCGGCCGGCGCCAGCACGCGCTTGCGCGCGAGCGCGTGGCCGGCCGGCAGGCAGCAGACAAAGGGTTCCGACAGCAGCAGCCGGTGCTGCAGTTCGGGCGGCATGCGGGCGGTGTGGACGAAGCCGAGATCGAGCCGGTCGTGCAGCAGCTCGGCGATCTGCAGGCCCGAGTTGAGTTCGGCCAGCGTGATGCGCACCGCCGGATGCCGCGCCTGGAACGCGCGCAGCGCCTGCGGCAGGCCGCGGTACAGCATCGCGCCGACGAAGCCGATGCGCAGCCGCCCGGCCGAACCGGCCGCGACGTCGCGCGCCTCGAGCGCGGCCTCCTCGGCCTGCCGCAGCAGCCGCCGCGCGGAAGCGCGCAGCGCCTCGCCCGCGGGCGTGAGCCGCACTTCCTTGCTGTTGCGCTCGAACAGGCGCGCGCCCACCGAGTCTTCGAGCTGGCGGATCGCCACCGACAGCGGCGGCTGCGAGATCGACAGCCGCCGCGCGGCGCGGCCGAAGTGCAGCTCTTCGGCGAGCACGGAGAAATAGCGCAGGTGCCGGAGTTCCATCAATAGCCAGATCGAATCGAACAAGACCTATTCGATATTAGACACGGATCGCAGCCCTGCGAACAATGCGGCGGAAACCAGGAGACGACTTCGATGCCGACCGAAACCGCGGCCGCCGCCCAGGCGCAGGCCACGCCGCACGCCCATCCCATTCCCGACCGCCACGGCCAGAACCTGTTCACCGCCGACGCGGGCTTCGGCGAGCTGCTCGCGCTCTACCTGCCGGCCGACCTGCTGCGCCACATGCAGCCGCACTTCGAGCGCCTGGGCGGCCTCGCGGGCGGCCTGCTCGACGAGCTCGCCGGCACGGCCGACCGCCATCCGCCGGTGCTGCGCCAGCGCACGCGCACCGGGCTCGACGAGCAGAAGATCATCAAGCACCCGGCCTACGTCGAGATGGAGCGCCTCGCGCTGAGCGAGTTCGGGCTGGCCGCGATCTCGCACCGCGAGGACACGCTGGGCTGGCAGGGCCGCATGCCGCCGCTGGTCAAGTACGTGCTGACCTATCTCTTCGTGCAGGCCGAGTTCGGCCTGTGCTGCCCGGTCTCGATGACCGATTCGCTCACGCGCACGCTGAAGAAGTTCGGCAGCCCGGACCTGGTCGCCAAGTACCTGCCGCGCCTGACCTCGCTCGACTTCGATGAACTGGCCCAGGGCGCGATGTTCATGACCGAGCAGGCCGCGGGTTCCGACATCGCGGCCACCGCCACGCGCGCCGCGCGCCAGCCCGACGGCAGCTGGCGCCTCTCCGGCGACAAGTGGTTCTGCTCCAACCCCGATGCCGACTTTGCGATGGTGCTCGCACGCGCCGAGGACGGCGCCGAAGGCATGAAGGGCGTGTCGCTCTTCCTGCTGCCGCGCCGGCTCGACGACGGCCGCCTCAACCACTACCGCATCGTGCGCCTGAAGGACAAGCTCGGCACGCGCTCGATGGCGAGCGGCGAGATCCGGCTCGAGGGCGCGGTCGCCTACCTCGTGGGCGAGGAAGGCCGCGGCTTCGTGCAGATGGCCGACATGGTCAACAACTCGCGGCTGTCGAACGGGGTGCGCGCCGCCGGCCTGATGCGCCGCGCGGTGGGCCGAGGCCGAGTACATCGCGGCCGAGCGCCGCGCCTTCGGCCGCACGCTGGCGCAGATGCCGCTGATGCAGCGCCAGCTCGACAAGCTGCGCGTGCCCGCCGAGCAGGCGCGCACCATGGTGTGCCAGACCGCGCAGGCGCTCGCGCGCGCCGACGCGGGCGAAGCCGATGCCTACGCGCTGCTGCGCATCCTCACGCCGCTCATCAAGTTCCGCGCCTGCCGCGATGCGCGCAAGGTCACGGGCGATGCGATGGAAGTGCGCGGCGGCTGCGGCTACATCGAGGAATGGAGCGACCCGCGGCTGGTGCGCGATGCGCACCTGGGCTCGATCTGGGAAGGCACGAGCAACATCGTCGCGCTCGACGTGATCCGCGCGGTGAAGCGCGAAGGCTCGCTGCCGGTGCTGCGCGCGCACTGCGAGGCGCTGCTCGCCGATGCGGCGCGTTCCCCGGCGCTCTCGCCCGCGTTCGCGAAGGCCCTGCGCGATGCGCTGGCGCGCGCCGCGGCACTGACCGAAACCGCCGCGCGCGAGGGCGGCGACGCGCTGGCGCGGCAGGCGGCCTCGGCGCTCTACCACTGCACGAGCGCGATCGCGATGGCCTGGGAGGCCGCGCGCACCGGCTCTGCCGCGCGGCTGCGCTGGGCGCAGCTCGCGCTCGCGCACCGCGTGCTGCCGCGCGATCCGCTGATGCCCGACGCGCTGCCGGCCGAATGGAATCCCGGCGTGGCACGCGCCGACGCGGCCGTCGCCTGACGCAGGCCGCCATCCCTCAAAAAGACAGACCTCACCGGAGACAAACTTGCGCCCTCTTCTTCGCACCCTTCTTCTTTCGCTGCGCCTCCCCGCCGCCGCATGCACCGTGCTGCTCGCGGCCATGCCGGCCGCGCAGGCCGCCGAACCCTTTCCTTCCAAGCCGGTGATGCTGGTGGTGCCCTTCCCGCCCGGCGGGCCGACCGATGCGATGGCGCGCACGCTCGCGGCCGAGATGAAGGACCGCCTCGGCCAGCCGATGATCGTGGAGAACCGCGCCGGTGCCGGCGGCAACATCGGGGCCGACTACGTCGCGCGCGCCGAGGCCGACGGCCAGACGCTGCTCTTCGGCACCTCGGGCCCGCTCGCGATCAATTCGAGCCTCTACCGCAAGATCAGCTACGACCCGGTCAAGAGCTTCGCCCCGGTGATCCAGGTTGGCCACCTGCCGAACATCCTGGTGGTGCATCCCTCCGTGCCCGCGAAGGACGTGCGCGAACTCGTCGCCTATGCCAAGGCCAACCCGGGCAAGCTCAGCTATGCCTCCTCGGGCAACGGCGCGTCGTCGCACCTCGCGGGCGTGCTGTTCAACTCGGTCGCCGGCACCGACCTGCAGCACGTGCCCTACAAGGGCACCGGGCCGGCGCTCAACGACCTGCTCGGCGGCCAGGTGCAGATGACCTTCACCGACATCCTCACCGCGCTCCCCTACGTCAAGACCGGCAAGCTGCGCGCGCTCGGCGTGGCCACGGCCGCGCGTTCGCAGGCGCTGCCCGAGGTGCCGACGATCGCCGAGCAGGGCTACAAGGGCTATGACGTGAGCGTGTTCTTCGGCATCGTCGCGCCGGCCGGCACGCCCGCGGACCGCATCGGCAAGCTCAACCAGGCGTTCGCCGAAGTGCTCGGCTCGCCCAAGGTGAAGCAGATGTTCGCGGCGCAAGGCCTCGAATCGGCGGCCGACACCTCGCCGCAGAAGCTCGGGCAGTTCATCGCCAGCGAGTCTTCGAAGTGGAAGGACGTGGTGAAGAAGTCGGGGGCGCAGCTCGATTGACATGGCTTGCGTTCAGGGCGCGCTCCCGCCGACGGTGGGAGCGGATCAGAGCACTGGTTGATCGGCCGCAAACCAGCCGCGTGCCCCGTGCACAGGGCATCGGGTGCTCCCCGCAGCGAAATAAAGGAGGAGCCGAAGGCGGGGGACATTCGCGGAGGGGAGTACCCGGTGCCCTGTGCACGCGCCCCGAACACGCGCTCCGAACACGTCTCCTGAAAAGCACACAAACGAAACAAAGCCAATGACAAGCACCCCAGGCGCCCTCGCAGGCATCCGCGTCCTCGACATCTCCCGCATCCTCGGCGGTCCCTACTGCGGCCAGATCCTCGGCGACCATGGTGCCGACGTGCTCAAGGTCGAACCCCCGCAGGGCGACGACACCCGCACCTGGGGCCCGCCGTTCAAGGACGGCGTGGCTTCGTACTACCACGGCCTCAACCGCAACAAGCGCGTGCAGCACCTCGACCTGGCCACCGACGACGGCCGCGCCGCGCTGCTCGCGCTCGTCGCCGAGGCCGACGTGCTGATCGAGAACTTCAAGGCCGGCACCATGGAACGCTGGGGCATCGGCTTCGACGTGCTCTCGCAGCGCTTTCCGCGCCTCGTGTGGTGCCGCGTCTCCGGCTTCGGCACCGACGGCCCCCTCGGCGCCCTGCCCGGCTACGACGCCGCGGTGCAGGCCATGACCGGCATCATGAGCATCAACGGCGAGGCCGAGGGCGGCCCGCTGCGCGTCGGCCTGCCGGTGGTCGACATGGTGACCGGGCTCAACGCCGTCATCGGCGTGCTGCTCGCGCTGCAGGAGCGCCAGAAGAGCGGCCGCGGCCAGCTCGTCGAGGCCGCGCTCTACGACAGCGGCCTCTCGCTGCTGCATCCGCATGCGGCCAACTGGTTCATGGATGGCACCGCGCCCCGGCGCACCGGCAACGCGCATCCCAACATCTATCCCTACGACGCACTCGCCACCGGCACCGACCCCGTGTTCGTCGCCGTCGGCAACGACCGCCAGTTCGCGAGCCTGTGCCGCTGCATCGGCCTGCCCGAGCTGGCCGACGATCCGCTCTACCAGACGGCCGGCGCGCGCTCGGTGCACCGCGCCGGCCTCAAGCAGCGGCTCGAGGCCGCGCTGGCGGCGTTCGACGGCCGCGCGCTGGTCGAGCAGCTCATGGCCGCCGGCGTGCCCGCCGCGCCGGTGCTGCCTGTGGACGCCGCACTCGAACATCCGCACACGGCACACCGTGGCATGGTGGTGGAGATGGAAGGGGGCTACCGTGGCATCGGCGCGCCCGTGAAGCTCGGGCGCACGCCCGCGAGCTACCGGCATGCGCCGCTGACGCCGGGCAGCACGTTCCTGCCCGCAGGCGGACCTGACGAAGGCTAAGGCGCGATCGGATTGAAGGGCGTGCCGAGCTCGCGCGCAGGCGCAGGCGCGGTGGCCGCCCTGGGCGTGCGGTAGACCACGCGCACCGGCGCTACCGGCGCAGCCGCCGCGGCCGTCGTGGCCGCCGTCGCGGGGGCCGGCCCCACGGCCAGTGCGGGCCCGACGGTGGTGGTGGCGACCGGCGCCGCAGCGGCCTTGCCCGCGTTGGGATCGTGCAGCACCACGCTCTTGCCCACGCCCACGCCGGTGCCGATCGGGCCGATGCCCACGCCGACACCCACCCCCGCGGTGCCGGCCACCACGCCCGTGTTGTTGACCGACACGCCCGCGCCGAGCGGGCCCCAGCCGGTGTTCAGGCCGACCGAGAAATTGCCGTCCTTCGTGGCGCCGAGCCCGAGCGAGAGTCCCGGCACCAGCGGAATGCCGACGTGATAGTGCGAACAGCCGCCCACCAGCAGCAAGGGCAGTGCCGCCACGGCCACGGCGGCCGTGCGAACGCCTGCGGTGCGCGGCCGGGGCGTCACACCAGGAGCGCGTTGACGCGCCTCACGTAGGCCGCGGGATCGGCCGGCAGGCCGCCTTCGGCCAGCAGCGCCTGGTCGAACAGGATGTTGGCAAGGTCGTCGAAATGCTCGGAGCCTTCGAGCTTCTTCACCAGCGCATGCTCGGCGTTGACCTCGAGCACCGGCTTCAGGTCGGGCGCGGGCTGGCCGGCCTGCTTGAGCATGCGCGCGAGCTGCGTGCTCATGCCGCCGTCCTGCACCACCAGGCAGGCGGGCGAATCGACCAGGCGCGTGGTCACGCGCACGTCCTGGGCCTTGTCCTTGAGCGCTTCCTTGAGCTTCTCGAGCATCGGCTTGAACGATTCGGCCGCTTCCTCGGCCGCCTTCTTCTCGGCCTCGTCCTGCAGCTTGCCCAGATCGACCGCGCCCTTGGCCACGCTCTGCAGCGGCGTGCCGTCGAACTCGGTGAGGTAGTTGAGCGCCCACTCGTCGACGCGGTCGGTCATCAGCAGCACCTCGATGCCCTTCTTCTTGAAGACCTCGAGCTGCGGGCTGTTCTTGGCGGCGGCCAGCGTGTCGGCCGTGATGTAGTAGATCGCGTCCTGGCCGTCCTTCATGCGCGCCTTGTAGTCGGCGAAGCTCACGCTCACGGTGTCGCTGGTGGTCGACGCGAAGCGCAGCAGCTTGGCGATGCGGTCGCGGTTGGCGAAATCCTCACCCAGGCCTTCCTTGAGCACGGCGCCGAACTCGGCATAGAACTTCGCGTACTTGCCCGATTCGTCGGCCGCTGCCGCGGCGGCTTCGGCCGCGGTGGGCGCGTTCTTGTCGACCACGTCGGTCACGCCTTCGGTCGGCTCGGGCGCGGGCACCGATTCGCCCGAGCCCACGTCGATGCGGCCCTCGCCGCTCTCCGGGCCGGTCTTCTGCTTCTTCGCGAGGTCCTCGAGCATGCCGAGCACGCGCTTGGTGCTGCCCTCGCGGATGGCCTTCACGTCGCGGCTTTCCTGCAGCAGCTCGCGGCTCACGTTGAGCGGCAGGTCGGACGAGTCGATCACGCCCTTCACGAAGCGCAGGTAGCTCGGCAGCAGCGCCTCGGCGTCGTCCATGATGAAGACGCGCTTCACGTAGAGCTTGACGCCCGCGCTCTTGTCGCGGTTCCAGAGGTCGAACGGCGCCTTCGAGGGGATGTAGAGCAGCTGCGTGTACTCGGTGCTGCCCTCCACGCGGTTGTGGCTCCAGGCGAGCGGCGCCTCGAAGTCGTGGCTGATCGCCTTGTAGAACTCCTCGTACTGCTCGGGCGTGATGTCCTTCTTGTTGCGGCTCCAGAGCGCATTGGCCTTGTTGACCGTTTCCCATTCGCCGGTCTTGACCATGTCGCCCGGCTGGTCGTTCTCGCCGTCCTTCCATTCCTCCTTCTCCATGAGGATGGGCAGCGAAATGTGGTCGGAGTACTTGCCGACGATCTGCTTGAGCTTCCAGGCGTTGAGGTATTCGTCGGCGTCCTCGCGCAGGTGCAGCGTGATGCGCGTGCCGCGCTCGGCGCGCGTGATGTCGTCGACCTCGAAGTCGCCCGCGCCGCCGCTCGTCCAGCGCACGCCCTGCTCGGGCGGCAGGCCCGCGCGGCGCGATTCGACCGTGATCTTGTCGGCCACGATGAAGCCCGAATAGAAGCCCACGCCGAACTGGCCGATGAGCTGCGCGTCGGCCTTCTGGTCGCCGCTGAGCTTGCTCATGAAGTCCTTGGTGCCGCTCTTGGCGATGGTGCCGAGGTTGTCGATCGCCTCCTGGCGCGACAGGCCGATGCCGCGGTCGGTGATGGTGATGGTGCGCGCGGCCTTGTCGAAGGACAGGCGCACGTCGAGTTCGGGCTGGTCTTCGTAGAGCTCGGGATGGTCGATGGCCTCGAAGCGCAGCTTGTCGCAGGCGTCCGAGGCATTCGAGATCAGTTCGCGCAGGAAGATTTCCTTGTTGGAGTACAGCGCATGCGTGACGAGGTGCAGCAGTTGCGCGACTTCAGCCTGGAACGGGAGTTTGGTATGGGAAGAGGAATCGGCCATTTGAACCCAGTGATTGCTAAGCGAAAAAATTCTAAGCCGTGCGCTCCGGCGGAACCCACCGGCTTATCAACTCTGCGAGTTGGGGCTTC
It encodes the following:
- a CDS encoding serine/threonine protein kinase, encoding MTPSSPAAPANTHPYESLTPDVVLDALATLGLHGDGRLTSLNSYENRVYQVYLEDRSAVVVKFYRPERWSEAEILEEHGFSLELAAAEVPAVPPRAFDGRTLHHHAGFAFSVSPYRGGRAPELDDFEVLEWVGRFLARIHTVGSARPFEARPALDMQNFGTASRDWLLGHDKIPLDVQRDWEKACNEALEMIAATPLAAAAPNAGDFQPRKLRLHGDVHPGNILWTPTDRPEGGPHFVDLDDARTGFAVQDLWMLLSGERAQRTAQLSGLLDGYEQFREFDRRELALIEPLRTLRLIHYSAWLARRWEDPIFPINFPWFGSSDYWKGQILVLQEQCEQMAEEPLYA
- a CDS encoding CoA transferase; its protein translation is MTSTPGALAGIRVLDISRILGGPYCGQILGDHGADVLKVEPPQGDDTRTWGPPFKDGVASYYHGLNRNKRVQHLDLATDDGRAALLALVAEADVLIENFKAGTMERWGIGFDVLSQRFPRLVWCRVSGFGTDGPLGALPGYDAAVQAMTGIMSINGEAEGGPLRVGLPVVDMVTGLNAVIGVLLALQERQKSGRGQLVEAALYDSGLSLLHPHAANWFMDGTAPRRTGNAHPNIYPYDALATGTDPVFVAVGNDRQFASLCRCIGLPELADDPLYQTAGARSVHRAGLKQRLEAALAAFDGRALVEQLMAAGVPAAPVLPVDAALEHPHTAHRGMVVEMEGGYRGIGAPVKLGRTPASYRHAPLTPGSTFLPAGGPDEG
- a CDS encoding MarR family transcriptional regulator — translated: MPTPPTTDDMLKLDNQLCFAVYSASLAMTRLYKPVLEKLQLTYPQYLVMLALWEQDGLMVSELGERLSLDSGTLTPLLKRLEANGYVARLRDVADERRVRVTLTASGRRLKARAASVPGCLMAASQCSVPELVALTQQIQTLRDRIRKAA
- a CDS encoding LysR family transcriptional regulator, encoding MELRHLRYFSVLAEELHFGRAARRLSISQPPLSVAIRQLEDSVGARLFERNSKEVRLTPAGEALRASARRLLRQAEEAALEARDVAAGSAGRLRIGFVGAMLYRGLPQALRAFQARHPAVRITLAELNSGLQIAELLHDRLDLGFVHTARMPPELQHRLLLSEPFVCCLPAGHALARKRVLAPADLRAQPFVLFSREVSPDYHERILSICAEAGFQPEVRHEVRHWLAVVSLVSQGLGVALVPQAMRHSALPGAVFRPLDRAVAQSEAYGVWRAGPVGPLVERLLEGVAEAVPQA
- a CDS encoding organic hydroperoxide resistance protein; this encodes MTTKLDKVLYTAEAHTVGGRDGAGKSSDGAIDVKLSSPGSGKPGTNPEQLFAVGYAACFIGAMKAVGPKIGVKVPDDVAIDSSVSLGPTNGGAAYGIAVKLAITLPGLDAEAKQKLVDTAHQVCPYSNATRGNIDVELTIA
- a CDS encoding DUF2855 family protein, with the translated sequence MSTTTSLLIRKEELSSTRLHTATDQPLAEGQVRVRIDSFALTANNITYAAFGDAMNYWQFFPTGEEGWGCIPVWGFASVVQSLHPGVAVGERLYGYWPMASGAVLSPERLSPERFGDGAAHRAALPAVYNQYFRCQADPLYTADTEDVQALLRPLFITSWLIDDFMADNDFFGARTLLLSSASSKTAYGTAFQLHQREGIEVIGLTSPGNVAFCESLGCYHRVLTYDAIDAQIAADTPCVYVDFAGDGPLRAAIHARFADHLRYSCSIGGTHLEQLAAKGAGKSLAGPRATLFFAPAQIKKRTAEWGADAFGRRMTAAWQNFIAAVTDARQPWLRVAHHHGAEAAAAAYAQVLAGRGDPRIGHILSLRERPGGL
- a CDS encoding tripartite tricarboxylate transporter substrate binding protein, with translation MPAAQAAEPFPSKPVMLVVPFPPGGPTDAMARTLAAEMKDRLGQPMIVENRAGAGGNIGADYVARAEADGQTLLFGTSGPLAINSSLYRKISYDPVKSFAPVIQVGHLPNILVVHPSVPAKDVRELVAYAKANPGKLSYASSGNGASSHLAGVLFNSVAGTDLQHVPYKGTGPALNDLLGGQVQMTFTDILTALPYVKTGKLRALGVATAARSQALPEVPTIAEQGYKGYDVSVFFGIVAPAGTPADRIGKLNQAFAEVLGSPKVKQMFAAQGLESAADTSPQKLGQFIASESSKWKDVVKKSGAQLD
- a CDS encoding ABC transporter permease; amino-acid sequence: MTTTTTTPAATASAPEPLRASPPPPSAWRAPELSLRWWPVFLRNLLVWRKLAIPSLIGNIAEPLIWLVAFGYGMGALVGQVTVDGRQVPYILFLASGSICMSAMNAASFEALYSAFSRMHVQKTWDGIMNAPVGLDDIVLAEMLWAAFKSIFTVTAILCVMLGLGISHSPKLVVAWMVLAGAGITFSSIALIFNALAKGYDFFTYYFTLFMTPMMFLSGVFFPLEQLPSVVRAVAAWLPLTNAVALVRPLFMDQWPRGWAVHGAVLVVYAVVAFWVALGLTRRRFRR